The following proteins are co-located in the Rippkaea orientalis PCC 8801 genome:
- a CDS encoding AAA family ATPase, which translates to MADIPDFVHFEQHVAKLFKRWGWTVETAKTNQPGYDLIVKRGNYTGAVQVKWLNNNVSTPQLLKFANFLDTQAAKKQFNCGFFITTKGFGGPARALIKSWGNDVRIGCGIATESDLQWERGFSQNEETEEQVKEISSPNNNHKKLYFGVFTCKGGVGKTTVAAHLAGALALQGFDIALVDLDPEENLLRLVGDGVYVPNSGGVGNTIEVFKGEDWHEDSARNCKIIICDCSPALERNPKELIEKFDYCIIPTTLNPLGINKHGKVIKDTVREIRNINPNAHLFVLVNQFKQLTTNRFNLLRRTFLNVYQEISQTDDKFHCIDPEEVHIRSSDLLYYWGIHLLEDPDNPRSELAFQLVGGRCYPRDDFINLADYIERQTQIEHLRG; encoded by the coding sequence ATGGCAGACATTCCTGATTTTGTTCACTTCGAGCAGCACGTTGCTAAACTATTTAAGCGTTGGGGTTGGACAGTAGAAACGGCTAAAACCAATCAACCTGGGTATGATTTAATTGTGAAAAGAGGCAACTATACTGGGGCAGTTCAAGTTAAATGGCTCAACAATAATGTATCCACCCCACAGTTATTAAAGTTTGCTAATTTTTTGGATACTCAAGCAGCTAAAAAACAATTTAATTGCGGGTTTTTTATTACGACTAAAGGCTTCGGAGGACCGGCGAGGGCATTAATTAAGTCTTGGGGAAACGATGTTAGAATTGGTTGTGGAATCGCTACCGAAAGTGACCTACAATGGGAAAGAGGATTTTCTCAGAATGAAGAGACAGAGGAACAAGTTAAGGAGATTAGTTCTCCTAACAATAACCATAAAAAACTCTATTTTGGGGTGTTTACCTGTAAAGGAGGAGTAGGAAAAACCACCGTAGCAGCCCATTTAGCCGGAGCATTAGCCTTACAAGGATTTGATATTGCGTTAGTTGATCTTGATCCCGAAGAAAATCTATTAAGATTAGTTGGAGATGGGGTTTATGTTCCTAACTCTGGAGGTGTTGGCAACACTATTGAAGTCTTTAAAGGAGAAGATTGGCATGAAGATTCTGCCCGGAATTGTAAGATTATTATTTGTGATTGTTCCCCCGCATTAGAAAGAAATCCCAAGGAATTAATTGAAAAATTTGACTATTGTATTATTCCCACGACTTTGAATCCTTTGGGAATTAATAAACATGGTAAAGTGATTAAAGATACGGTTAGAGAAATTCGTAATATTAATCCTAATGCCCATTTATTCGTATTAGTAAATCAGTTTAAGCAACTGACCACTAATCGCTTTAATTTGCTCAGAAGAACGTTTTTAAATGTTTATCAAGAAATCAGTCAAACCGATGATAAGTTTCATTGCATTGACCCCGAAGAAGTCCATATTCGCTCTAGTGATCTGTTATATTATTGGGGCATTCATCTGCTTGAAGATCCCGATAACCCCCGTAGTGAATTAGCCTTTCAATTAGTTGGGGGTCGATGCTATCCTAGGGATGATTTTATTAATTTAGCCGATTATATTGAACGCCAAACTCAAATCGAACATTTAAGGGGTTAA
- a CDS encoding potassium channel family protein: MTLYSFQEKYRRLRQELLGGALALAGVFAFGTLWYYLMEKWSVVDSAYMTMITLSTVGFGEIHPLGDRSRIFTMILILMGLITIGYIVNRLTEALIQGYFQEGIRQRQEKRLIDTLEHHCILCGFGRTARQVALELAAEEIPFIVLDYELEQVEEAQGLGYIAIQADATLDESLITAKIDKAVCLISALTSDAENLYTVLSAKTLNPQIRAISRANSEEALVKLQRAGADAVVSPYITGGKRLAAAALRPQVMDFVDGILTGSDRTFYMEEFLLDPQFCPCIGQTLSEARLRLKSGALVLAIRRADGHLIGGPTGETELLAGDLLICMGTPEQLRQLNQILGPIRATPALRPPRHR, translated from the coding sequence ATGACATTATATTCTTTTCAAGAAAAATATCGACGGTTACGGCAGGAATTATTAGGGGGAGCTTTAGCCCTAGCGGGAGTTTTTGCCTTTGGAACCTTATGGTATTATCTCATGGAAAAATGGTCAGTAGTCGATTCAGCCTATATGACCATGATTACCCTCTCTACGGTCGGATTTGGCGAAATACACCCCCTAGGCGATCGCTCCCGTATTTTTACCATGATCCTCATTTTGATGGGATTGATTACCATTGGGTATATCGTCAATCGTCTGACGGAAGCCCTCATTCAAGGGTATTTTCAAGAAGGGATTCGACAACGACAGGAGAAACGCTTGATTGATACACTAGAACACCATTGTATTCTCTGCGGGTTTGGACGAACTGCCCGCCAAGTCGCTTTGGAATTAGCTGCTGAAGAGATTCCTTTCATTGTGCTTGACTACGAACTCGAACAAGTCGAAGAAGCGCAAGGACTCGGCTATATTGCCATTCAAGCGGACGCAACCCTCGATGAATCGCTAATTACAGCGAAAATAGACAAAGCCGTCTGTTTAATCTCTGCCTTAACCTCGGATGCGGAAAATCTCTATACCGTTTTGTCTGCCAAAACCTTAAACCCCCAAATTCGGGCGATTTCCAGGGCGAATAGTGAAGAAGCCTTGGTTAAATTGCAACGAGCCGGAGCAGATGCGGTGGTTTCTCCCTATATTACCGGAGGAAAACGGTTAGCGGCGGCAGCGTTACGACCCCAGGTAATGGATTTTGTCGATGGCATTTTAACGGGAAGCGATCGCACTTTTTATATGGAGGAATTTCTCTTAGATCCGCAATTTTGTCCCTGTATTGGTCAAACCTTAAGTGAAGCCAGATTACGCTTAAAATCAGGGGCTTTAGTGTTAGCTATTCGGCGGGCTGATGGTCATTTAATTGGGGGTCCAACGGGAGAAACTGAATTACTGGCAGGAGATTTACTTATTTGTATGGGAACCCCAGAACAATTACGCCAACTCAATCAAATTTTAGGACCGATTCGTGCTACTCCTGCCCTACGTCCCCCCAGACATCGTTAA
- a CDS encoding FAD-binding and (Fe-S)-binding domain-containing protein → MLPRLTSNQTTHQTIADFLDTLKKSPFTGEIRGDLASRLVASTDNSIYQILPQAVVFPKITEDIQEIFKLANHSSFNSITFSPRGGGTGTNGQSLSPGVIIDCSKYMNHILELNLDAGWVRVQPGVILDQLNQYLQPHGVFFAPSLSPSNRATIGGMINTDAAGKGSRIYGRTSDHILSLNWVLPDGTFGTSSAIAKKRLNDFKNSSSEPLSKIYQTIDDIVTSKQDLIESIFPKMTRFMTGYNLAKVYNSDRTVFDINRILSGSEGTLAVITEAKLKLTNIPQKAQLLVLHYASFNDALKDAEYLLQFEPAAIETVDDKILELVKQDNLYCEIKAFIGDAKAINLVEFIGKNQEAIQDKINPIIKSLGQAISYYLTDNKTEINQLWKLRKRGVELLANMSGDRQPIPFIEDTAVPPSHLATYTQELQQLLAQYNLNYAMFGHVDVGCLHVRPALNMKSLDDEKLIRELSDQVVNLVHHYGGVMWGEHGKGFRSEYTPLFFGEELYQDLRKIKAVFDPYNKLNPGKIVTPYASSDQIFPLESPLKGQFDRQVSPNLRSQYQAAFRCNGNGACFNFNPDEIICPSAKQTRDRIHSPKGRAMLLREWLLLKSQVDTSRSRVQGLLNFPLKCWNTLGKWWGVPDYSHEVYEGMHGCLSCKACVSQCPIQIDIPAMKAQFLQDYHSRYWRSLRDYLTAYLETSAYWQADFPTLANTITKNWILQEAIKKLLGIVDLPAVSINTVKQELAKRKAPNFNLDQLSALTALERKKSVILIQDALTSFYEASLVVDTYDFLTNLGYRVYIAPFFINGKPLHLKGFLDQFEAVAQKNIAYLKKLSSLDIPLVGIEPSIVLTYRDEYSKISDGKEISNKVRLLQEFLLEQDSVLPQLSKAKSYYLLGHCSEKSLAVNSQKQWQEVFEKMGISLILVSTGCCGMAGIYGHELDHYDTSQGIYQSSWEKHLPSTPEERTYFLVTGYSCRAQVKRFSGWTPEHPIQSLLVELRDCLSTKS, encoded by the coding sequence ATGCTTCCAAGACTGACTTCTAACCAGACTACTCATCAAACCATTGCTGATTTTTTAGACACTTTAAAAAAAAGTCCATTTACAGGAGAAATTCGTGGTGATTTAGCTAGTCGTTTAGTTGCTTCTACTGATAATAGTATTTATCAAATTTTACCCCAAGCAGTAGTGTTTCCTAAAATCACTGAAGATATTCAAGAAATTTTTAAACTAGCTAATCATTCCTCTTTTAATTCTATTACCTTTTCCCCTAGAGGTGGAGGGACAGGAACTAATGGACAATCTCTTTCTCCTGGGGTTATTATTGATTGTTCTAAATACATGAATCACATTTTAGAACTCAATTTAGACGCAGGATGGGTTAGGGTTCAACCTGGGGTTATTTTAGACCAATTAAATCAGTATTTACAACCCCATGGGGTATTTTTTGCTCCTTCTCTTTCTCCGAGTAATCGTGCAACTATTGGGGGTATGATTAATACAGATGCTGCGGGAAAAGGATCACGAATTTATGGCCGCACCAGTGACCATATTTTATCCTTAAATTGGGTATTACCTGATGGAACTTTTGGGACTTCTTCAGCAATAGCTAAAAAGCGTTTAAATGACTTTAAAAACTCCTCCTCAGAACCTTTAAGCAAAATTTATCAAACTATTGATGATATTGTCACCTCAAAACAAGATTTAATTGAGTCAATATTCCCTAAAATGACTCGTTTTATGACTGGCTATAATTTAGCTAAGGTTTATAATTCTGACCGAACAGTTTTTGATATTAATCGTATTTTATCAGGTTCAGAAGGGACTTTAGCTGTCATCACCGAAGCCAAATTAAAATTAACTAATATTCCTCAAAAAGCTCAATTATTAGTCCTACATTACGCTAGTTTTAATGATGCTCTGAAAGACGCAGAATATTTATTACAATTTGAACCAGCAGCTATCGAAACCGTTGATGATAAAATTTTAGAGTTAGTTAAACAAGATAATTTATATTGTGAGATTAAAGCGTTTATTGGTGATGCTAAAGCTATTAATTTAGTTGAATTTATTGGTAAAAATCAAGAAGCAATACAAGACAAGATTAATCCTATTATTAAATCATTAGGACAAGCTATTAGTTACTATTTGACTGACAACAAAACCGAAATCAATCAGTTATGGAAGTTGCGAAAAAGAGGGGTTGAATTATTAGCCAATATGTCAGGTGATCGTCAACCTATTCCTTTTATTGAAGATACGGCTGTCCCTCCTTCCCATTTAGCGACTTATACTCAAGAATTACAACAATTATTAGCACAATATAATCTCAATTATGCGATGTTTGGTCATGTTGATGTAGGGTGTCTTCATGTTCGTCCTGCGTTGAATATGAAGTCCCTTGATGATGAAAAGTTGATCCGAGAATTATCTGATCAAGTTGTCAATTTAGTTCACCACTATGGGGGGGTAATGTGGGGGGAACACGGAAAGGGGTTCCGCAGTGAATATACTCCTCTATTTTTTGGGGAAGAATTGTATCAAGATCTGCGTAAAATTAAAGCAGTGTTTGATCCTTATAATAAATTAAACCCTGGAAAAATTGTTACTCCCTACGCAAGTTCAGATCAAATATTTCCCCTAGAGTCTCCTCTAAAGGGACAGTTTGATCGTCAAGTTTCACCTAATTTACGATCCCAATATCAAGCAGCTTTTCGTTGTAATGGCAATGGTGCTTGTTTTAATTTTAATCCCGATGAAATAATCTGTCCTTCTGCTAAACAAACCCGCGATCGCATTCATTCTCCTAAAGGACGCGCTATGCTATTACGGGAATGGTTATTGTTAAAGTCCCAAGTCGATACTTCTAGGTCAAGGGTACAGGGGTTGCTGAATTTTCCCCTAAAATGCTGGAATACCTTAGGGAAATGGTGGGGAGTTCCAGACTATTCCCATGAGGTTTATGAAGGGATGCACGGATGCTTATCTTGTAAAGCTTGTGTGAGTCAATGTCCTATCCAGATTGATATTCCTGCGATGAAGGCTCAGTTTTTACAGGACTACCATAGTCGTTATTGGCGATCGCTGCGGGATTATTTAACAGCCTATCTCGAAACGTCGGCTTACTGGCAAGCAGATTTTCCGACTTTAGCTAATACTATCACGAAAAATTGGATTTTGCAAGAGGCTATTAAGAAACTGTTAGGAATAGTTGATCTTCCTGCGGTTAGTATTAATACCGTAAAACAAGAATTAGCTAAGAGAAAAGCACCGAATTTTAATCTAGATCAATTATCAGCTTTAACGGCATTAGAACGAAAAAAGAGTGTTATTTTAATTCAAGATGCTTTGACGAGTTTTTATGAAGCTAGTTTAGTGGTTGATACCTATGATTTTTTAACTAATCTGGGCTATAGGGTTTATATTGCACCCTTTTTTATCAACGGAAAGCCGTTACATCTCAAAGGATTTTTAGATCAATTTGAAGCAGTTGCTCAAAAAAATATAGCCTATCTCAAAAAACTATCCTCTTTAGACATTCCGTTAGTAGGAATTGAACCCAGTATCGTTTTAACCTATCGAGATGAATACAGCAAAATTTCTGACGGAAAAGAGATTAGTAATAAAGTCAGATTACTGCAAGAGTTTCTCCTAGAACAAGATAGCGTATTACCCCAACTATCAAAAGCAAAATCTTATTATTTATTAGGACATTGTAGCGAAAAATCTTTAGCAGTCAATTCGCAAAAACAATGGCAAGAAGTTTTTGAAAAAATGGGAATTTCTCTAATCTTAGTGTCTACGGGATGTTGTGGAATGGCAGGTATTTATGGCCATGAATTAGACCATTATGATACTTCCCAAGGTATTTATCAAAGTAGTTGGGAAAAACACCTTCCTTCAACACCAGAAGAGAGAACCTATTTTTTAGTAACAGGCTACTCCTGTCGTGCTCAAGTGAAGCGGTTTTCTGGATGGACTCCTGAGCATCCCATTCAAAGTTTATTGGTGGAACTTAGAGACTGTTTATCAACAAAATCTTAA
- a CDS encoding aspartoacylase gives MVKKIRNIALIGGTHGNEMTGVYLIKKFQKYPHLIERSSLKILTFLANPRAIEARQRYIETDLNRCFSREALDEPETFFYEQILAKNIDQKIRDHQTDLIIDLHSTTSQMGLTIIICDGHPFHFQLVAYLTSLNPNIKVLRYRYAQENLLLRSLTELGFAIEVGAVAQGVLDAALFQQTEQLIYHLLDGLEKYNQGDDFNGCKSLTLYQVIERIDYPRTGEDITAMIHPDLQFKDYHPLHPGDPLFVTFEGETIHYQGDCTVYPVFINEAAYYEKGIAMCFTEKQEIIL, from the coding sequence ATGGTTAAAAAAATTAGGAATATCGCTCTTATTGGTGGGACTCACGGTAATGAAATGACGGGAGTGTATTTGATTAAAAAATTTCAAAAATATCCGCATTTAATTGAGCGATCAAGTCTTAAAATTTTGACCTTTTTAGCTAATCCTAGAGCAATTGAAGCTAGACAAAGATATATTGAAACAGACTTAAATCGTTGCTTTAGTCGTGAAGCATTGGATGAGCCTGAGACGTTTTTTTATGAGCAAATATTAGCTAAAAATATTGATCAGAAAATTCGAGATCACCAAACGGATTTGATTATTGACTTACATAGCACGACTTCCCAGATGGGACTGACTATTATTATTTGTGATGGACATCCTTTTCATTTTCAATTAGTGGCCTATCTGACTTCTCTTAATCCTAACATAAAAGTCTTAAGATATCGTTATGCTCAAGAAAATTTATTATTGAGAAGTTTGACGGAATTAGGGTTTGCAATTGAGGTGGGAGCGGTTGCTCAAGGGGTTTTAGATGCTGCTCTATTTCAACAAACAGAACAACTGATTTATCATCTTCTTGATGGGTTAGAAAAATATAATCAAGGAGATGATTTTAACGGATGTAAATCCCTTACGTTGTATCAAGTCATTGAGAGAATAGATTATCCTCGAACTGGGGAAGATATCACTGCAATGATTCATCCTGATCTACAATTTAAGGATTATCATCCTCTCCATCCTGGTGATCCTTTATTTGTAACTTTTGAAGGGGAAACTATCCATTATCAAGGAGATTGTACTGTTTATCCTGTTTTTATTAATGAAGCAGCCTATTATGAGAAGGGAATTGCTATGTGCTTCACTGAAAAACAAGAAATTATTCTGTAA
- a CDS encoding YceD family protein: protein MQSLYIPHLLQLRDRTQTIPLDDFIPGLDTLTPLRGQMTVRHGGTFLEIKVQGETIITLTCDRCLQQYNHRIILDTSEIIWLDKNAGLPAVVPQEREVAWEDLSETLSPNGYFEPDTWLYEQLSLTMPLRQLCGKDCQQPTITTDESHSPIDSRWASLESLKRQLLP, encoded by the coding sequence ATGCAATCCCTCTACATTCCCCATTTACTCCAACTCAGGGACAGAACTCAAACCATTCCTCTAGATGATTTTATCCCTGGTTTAGATACCTTAACGCCTCTGCGGGGTCAGATGACGGTCAGACATGGGGGGACATTTTTGGAAATTAAGGTCCAAGGAGAGACGATTATTACCTTAACTTGCGATCGCTGTCTGCAACAATACAACCATCGTATCATTCTCGATACGTCAGAAATTATCTGGCTCGATAAAAATGCGGGTTTACCTGCAGTTGTTCCTCAAGAACGGGAAGTCGCTTGGGAAGATTTATCAGAAACTCTCTCTCCTAATGGCTATTTTGAGCCGGATACTTGGCTTTATGAGCAGTTATCCCTAACGATGCCGCTTAGACAGCTATGTGGTAAAGATTGTCAGCAACCGACGATTACTACTGATGAAAGTCATTCTCCTATTGATAGCCGTTGGGCTTCTTTGGAGTCTTTAAAACGTCAACTTTTACCCTGA
- a CDS encoding GuaB3 family IMP dehydrogenase-related protein, whose amino-acid sequence MDIIIGRGKTARRAYGIDEIALAPGGRTLDPSLADTRWTIGGIEREIPILASAMDGVVDVKMAVLLSELGAIGVLNLEGIQTRYDDPNPILDRIASVGKSEFVGLMQELYAKPIKPELITQRIKDIKAQGGIAAVSLTPAGASQYGQIVAEAGADLVFVQATVVSTAHLSPESISPLDLSKFCQEMPMPVALGNCVTYEVALNLMKAGAAAVLVGIGPGAACTSRGVLGVGVPQATAVADCAAARDDYQRETGRYIPVIADGGIVTGGDICKCIACGADAVMIGSPIARSAEAPGRGYHWGMATPSPVLPRGTRINVGTTGTIQEILTGPAKLDDGTHNLLGALKTSMGTLGAKNMKEMQQVEVVIAPSLLTEGKVYQKAQQLGMGK is encoded by the coding sequence GTGGATATAATTATTGGTCGAGGTAAAACCGCTCGACGAGCTTACGGAATAGATGAAATTGCCCTAGCCCCTGGGGGTCGTACTCTAGATCCTAGTCTAGCAGATACCCGTTGGACTATCGGCGGCATCGAACGAGAAATCCCCATTCTGGCCAGTGCCATGGATGGGGTCGTTGATGTCAAAATGGCGGTCTTATTGTCTGAATTAGGGGCAATCGGGGTTCTTAACCTAGAAGGGATTCAAACCCGCTATGATGACCCTAACCCTATCCTCGATCGCATTGCCTCTGTTGGCAAATCAGAGTTTGTCGGGTTAATGCAGGAACTCTATGCCAAACCCATCAAACCTGAACTGATTACCCAAAGAATCAAGGATATTAAAGCCCAAGGGGGAATAGCAGCCGTCAGTCTGACCCCGGCGGGAGCCTCCCAATACGGTCAAATTGTGGCAGAAGCGGGCGCAGATTTAGTCTTTGTCCAAGCGACTGTTGTCTCAACCGCTCACCTCTCCCCTGAGTCCATTAGTCCCCTAGATTTAAGCAAATTCTGCCAAGAAATGCCCATGCCCGTCGCCTTGGGCAATTGTGTTACCTATGAGGTCGCCTTAAACCTGATGAAAGCGGGAGCGGCCGCCGTCTTAGTGGGAATTGGACCGGGGGCTGCTTGTACCTCTCGCGGAGTCCTAGGAGTGGGAGTACCCCAAGCAACAGCCGTCGCTGACTGTGCTGCGGCACGAGATGACTATCAACGGGAAACGGGTCGCTATATTCCTGTGATTGCTGATGGAGGCATTGTCACCGGAGGGGATATCTGTAAATGTATCGCCTGTGGAGCCGATGCGGTGATGATTGGTTCTCCAATTGCTCGCTCGGCGGAAGCCCCTGGACGGGGATATCATTGGGGTATGGCTACACCGTCTCCTGTCCTGCCTAGGGGAACCCGTATTAATGTGGGAACCACAGGAACTATCCAAGAAATTCTCACCGGACCTGCCAAATTGGACGACGGAACCCATAATCTCTTAGGAGCCCTCAAAACCAGTATGGGGACGTTGGGAGCCAAAAATATGAAGGAAATGCAGCAGGTAGAGGTGGTGATTGCTCCGTCTTTATTGACTGAAGGGAAAGTTTATCAAAAAGCCCAACAGTTAGGGATGGGTAAGTAA
- a CDS encoding hemolysin-type calcium-binding protein, producing MAYTTQEQANIEVVKGFFQAFREPTTDLNQYIDNHFTDNARMIIVRGGQETYATNTIVGGAPPPANIANTNAYSDERFSHERQALLPLTREYIGQSGVKNFISELRSNFNLDSRLTQFNDLKYIAEDNNVAVYGYLRYVNSNTGNLIRSPFAVNIELTDGRISLYHFYTDSYSYAASSRVGGTWQGQYLDFAPLNVRWGTRESDTLIGDTNPQQRQDQLYGYQNNDRLQGGEEADQLWGGSGNDTLLGDNGNDTLYGNIGSNHLTGGAGSDTFVLASDVGIAKPGDQGFDTITDFENNVDRLGLDPGLVDSTDGITQTQLTRELTFKDLTINQDGANTVITVTETGEKLAVLENVQANTLDESDFIQMEALPPFRGFPGDRENANEAQNVAVLEGFFNSFRDGTIADYIANHFTENALYIPIQSDNSYYEVYNPELNAYSVAFSHERFLLTPPTREWQGITGAQNFIATLGRANDMTDPITAFFPAKFVVNGDDIGVFGRFQFRNRSSGQISDTPFAYHIQLQDGRINFIQFYEDSYAYSMGARQGGRWTRQYDQTLEDFIFGTRVGETLIGSDRIDHIYGYQGDDTLEGKGGQDVLYGGQGSDRFILAVKEGTDTIMDFTKGEDSLQLPEDVTFNQLTLTQNGANADIILNQTQEKLVTLQQVEANALDNTDFRLASDSMNLFWLVGIIVVLAAVLLIGIWQPYRNYRKPTKTLEIGDINHGRST from the coding sequence ATGGCTTATACGACACAAGAACAGGCCAACATAGAAGTTGTTAAAGGTTTTTTTCAAGCTTTCCGAGAACCGACAACCGATCTTAATCAATACATCGATAATCATTTCACAGACAATGCTCGAATGATCATCGTTCGAGGGGGACAAGAAACCTATGCCACTAATACCATTGTAGGAGGAGCCCCTCCCCCCGCCAATATTGCCAATACGAACGCCTATTCTGATGAACGATTTTCTCACGAACGGCAAGCTCTTTTACCCCTGACCCGCGAATATATTGGTCAATCTGGGGTAAAAAACTTTATTAGCGAATTACGCAGTAATTTTAACCTGGATAGCCGTTTAACTCAATTTAACGACCTTAAATATATCGCCGAAGATAACAACGTCGCTGTCTATGGTTATTTAAGGTATGTTAATAGCAATACGGGAAACTTGATTAGGAGTCCCTTTGCCGTCAATATTGAGTTAACCGATGGCCGTATCAGTTTATATCACTTCTACACCGACTCCTATTCCTATGCTGCCTCATCCCGCGTTGGAGGAACTTGGCAAGGACAATATCTCGATTTTGCTCCTCTAAATGTCCGATGGGGAACAAGAGAATCCGATACGCTCATAGGTGATACTAATCCCCAACAGCGACAAGATCAACTCTATGGCTACCAAAATAACGATCGCCTCCAAGGGGGTGAAGAAGCCGATCAACTCTGGGGAGGCAGTGGTAATGATACTTTACTAGGAGATAATGGCAATGATACCCTCTACGGGAATATTGGCTCCAATCACTTAACAGGAGGAGCCGGAAGTGATACCTTTGTCTTAGCCTCTGATGTGGGTATTGCCAAACCCGGAGATCAAGGATTTGATACTATTACCGATTTTGAGAATAACGTAGATCGACTGGGGTTAGACCCTGGACTGGTTGACTCGACTGATGGTATAACCCAAACGCAACTAACCAGAGAACTCACCTTTAAGGATCTTACCATTAACCAAGACGGCGCGAATACGGTCATTACCGTCACTGAAACGGGAGAAAAGCTGGCCGTTCTCGAAAATGTTCAGGCTAACACCCTTGATGAAAGCGATTTTATCCAAATGGAAGCCTTACCGCCATTTCGGGGATTTCCTGGCGATCGAGAAAATGCCAATGAAGCGCAAAATGTCGCTGTGTTGGAAGGATTTTTCAACTCCTTTAGGGATGGAACCATCGCTGACTATATCGCCAATCATTTCACCGAAAACGCCCTCTATATTCCTATTCAGAGCGATAATAGCTATTATGAGGTGTATAATCCCGAACTCAATGCCTATTCCGTTGCCTTTTCCCATGAGAGATTTTTGCTAACCCCCCCAACACGGGAATGGCAGGGAATTACAGGGGCTCAGAATTTTATTGCAACCTTGGGAAGAGCCAATGATATGACCGATCCTATCACAGCCTTTTTCCCTGCGAAATTTGTGGTCAATGGAGACGATATTGGTGTCTTTGGTCGATTTCAATTTAGAAACCGCAGCAGTGGTCAAATTTCCGATACTCCCTTTGCTTACCACATCCAACTGCAAGACGGACGGATCAACTTTATCCAATTCTACGAAGATTCCTACGCCTATAGCATGGGTGCACGTCAAGGAGGACGTTGGACAAGACAGTATGATCAAACCCTAGAAGACTTTATTTTTGGGACGAGGGTTGGAGAAACCTTGATAGGTAGCGATCGCATCGATCACATCTATGGCTATCAGGGGGATGATACCTTAGAGGGAAAAGGGGGTCAAGACGTTCTCTATGGTGGACAAGGAAGCGATCGCTTCATCTTAGCGGTTAAAGAGGGAACCGATACCATTATGGACTTTACTAAAGGGGAAGACTCCCTACAATTGCCAGAAGATGTCACCTTTAATCAATTAACTCTGACTCAGAATGGGGCTAATGCAGACATTATTCTGAACCAAACCCAAGAAAAATTAGTCACTCTGCAACAAGTTGAAGCTAATGCGCTCGATAATACTGATTTTCGTCTAGCCTCCGACAGTATGAATCTTTTTTGGCTAGTTGGGATCATTGTGGTTCTCGCGGCCGTTTTGTTAATAGGAATTTGGCAACCTTATCGAAATTATCGAAAACCGACTAAAACCCTCGAAATAGGAGATATAAACCATGGAAGGAGTACCTAG